A single genomic interval of Antarcticibacterium arcticum harbors:
- a CDS encoding c-type cytochrome — protein MKKVKFRHSATQVLVLSISIFLSFTPLVLGQDTIPAGDEPQEEVAAAAGAEVSGDAAAGKNLFNSLCAACHKLDGNSIGPPLRGVTAKRDVEWLQKWIKNSQALINSGDAQAVAIYNEYNQVAMPPFPQLSDIDIENILAYTSAPKAEPAAAQAGGDAAAGGQGTGGVSSDIILGILAFVLLMLLIILFLVNKTLRRFATASGVELPVREKRAKPIWKSFLENQFLVLVSAIILLLVAGYGMYGYFMQVGIDQGYKPVQPIHFSHKIHAGDNQIDCKFCHSSARVSKTSGIPSLNVCMNCHKSIGEVAEATATDEYSKEFYDKEIQKLYTAVGWNPEEQAYSGETEPVKWVRIHNLPDFAYFNHSQHVEVGGIACQTCHGPVEEMEIMYQNAPLTMGWCVNCHRETNIMAEGNEYYEKIHEELSQKYGVEELTVAQMGGLECAKCHY, from the coding sequence ATGAAAAAGGTGAAATTCCGCCATTCAGCCACACAAGTACTGGTTCTAAGTATTTCGATATTCTTATCATTTACCCCGTTGGTTTTAGGCCAGGATACCATTCCTGCCGGAGATGAGCCGCAAGAGGAAGTTGCTGCTGCTGCGGGTGCCGAAGTTAGTGGTGATGCCGCTGCAGGAAAGAATTTATTCAATTCCCTTTGTGCTGCCTGTCATAAACTTGACGGGAATTCTATAGGCCCGCCTTTGAGAGGGGTTACCGCAAAGAGGGATGTAGAATGGTTACAGAAGTGGATCAAGAACAGCCAGGCTCTTATTAATTCAGGTGATGCGCAAGCGGTTGCTATCTACAATGAATACAACCAGGTGGCAATGCCTCCTTTCCCTCAATTGAGCGATATTGATATAGAAAATATCCTTGCATATACCAGTGCGCCAAAAGCGGAGCCGGCAGCGGCTCAGGCAGGTGGTGATGCTGCGGCAGGTGGTCAGGGTACAGGTGGGGTTTCTTCAGATATTATTCTTGGGATACTTGCCTTTGTATTGTTGATGCTGCTTATCATTCTTTTCCTTGTAAATAAGACCCTTCGAAGATTTGCAACTGCAAGTGGGGTAGAGCTTCCTGTAAGGGAAAAAAGGGCGAAGCCAATCTGGAAATCCTTTTTAGAGAATCAATTCCTTGTGTTGGTATCGGCAATAATACTTTTATTGGTGGCCGGTTACGGGATGTATGGATATTTTATGCAGGTAGGTATAGATCAGGGGTACAAGCCTGTTCAGCCTATTCATTTTTCCCATAAGATCCACGCCGGTGATAACCAGATCGATTGTAAATTCTGTCACTCTTCAGCAAGGGTATCGAAGACCTCTGGTATTCCTTCCTTAAATGTTTGTATGAACTGTCATAAATCTATTGGCGAGGTGGCTGAAGCTACTGCTACAGATGAATACAGCAAAGAATTTTACGATAAAGAGATCCAGAAGCTTTATACAGCTGTAGGCTGGAATCCTGAGGAGCAGGCTTATTCCGGTGAAACGGAGCCGGTGAAATGGGTTCGTATCCATAACCTGCCGGATTTTGCCTATTTCAATCACTCACAACACGTAGAGGTTGGTGGCATTGCCTGCCAAACTTGTCACGGCCCTGTAGAAGAAATGGAGATCATGTACCAAAATGCTCCTTTAACAATGGGCTGGTGTGTTAACTGTCACCGTGAAACCAATATTATGGCTGAAGGCAATGAGTACTATGAAAAAATTCATGAGGAATTGTCTCAAAAATACGGAGTGGAAGAATTAACGGTTGCCCAAATGGGTGGACTTGAATGTGCTAAATGCCACTATTAA
- a CDS encoding SPOR domain-containing protein, which produces MRILNIQNCIISGIFILGLHLSGSAQTGQVNIQQDPIIPQLLEQKTDLTKKGRFGERFNIQLFNGDNNAASEVLKTVRQKYSDWPSDIIYETPNYKVLMGNFRNRLEADRVLLQIKQDYPAAFIPKPRRG; this is translated from the coding sequence ATGAGAATTTTAAATATTCAAAATTGCATAATCTCCGGTATTTTTATTTTGGGCTTACATCTTTCAGGAAGTGCTCAAACCGGACAGGTTAATATACAACAGGATCCCATCATCCCTCAACTGCTCGAACAAAAAACAGATCTCACCAAAAAGGGCAGATTTGGCGAACGTTTCAACATTCAGTTATTTAACGGGGATAATAATGCTGCCAGCGAGGTCCTGAAAACAGTAAGACAAAAATACAGCGACTGGCCCTCAGATATTATTTACGAAACCCCCAACTACAAAGTCCTAATGGGCAACTTCAGGAACCGCCTGGAGGCAGACAGGGTGTTATTACAAATCAAGCAGGATTATCCCGCTGCATTTATCCCAAAACCAAGAAGAGGGTAA
- the infB gene encoding translation initiation factor IF-2 — protein sequence MAEAKTMRLNKVLREFNISLDRAVEFLNSQGHDIEARPTTKISENVYQVLFDEFQTDKSKKVASKEVGEEKRKEKEELRLAREKEIEEKKKADVRQQEVVSARTKLEGPKKVGKIDLDKKPEDQTPEAPKETPKEVEQPKAEVKEAEAPKAEAPKPETPAAEKPEVEKTEAPAKTAETPKEETVSPAAKEESKPVPSETTAPTPVEGGENEPVDSTIKTQYTKLNGPNFTGEKIDLSQFKKPVKKKDEKKPVAGSAADKDKNKKRRRRISKDVKGAPGTTAPATGGGYKGKPGPGGKKPARPAISKEEPSEEEVQKQIRETLEKLQGKGGKGKGAKYRRDKRDQHRQRSEDDLAQQETDSKILKVTEFVTVSEVATMMDVPVTKIISACMSLGMMVTMNQRLDAETLSIVASEFDYEVEFVSADIEEVSEIVEDNPEDLVGRAPIVTVMGHVDHGKTSLLDYIRKENVIAGESGGITQHIGAYGVVLEGGQKIAFLDTPGHEAFTAMRARGAQVTDIAIIVIAADDDVMPQTKEAISHAQAAGVPIVFAINKADLPTANPEKIKEKLAQMNLLVEDWGGKIQSQDISAKTGLGVKELLEKVLLEAEILELKANPNKPGKGTVVEAFLDKGRGYVSTVLVQDGSLRIGDYVLAGRHSGKIKAMQDERGKDVPVAGPASPVSILGLDGAPQAGDKFRVMLDEREAKDVAARRTQLQREQSVRTQRHITLDEIGRRIALGDFKEINIILKGDVDGSVEALTDSFQKLSTEEIQVNIIHKGVGPITESDVLLASASDAVIIGFNVRPAGNARQLADKEEIDVRLYSIIYDAINDLKDAMEGMLSPIMKEEITGTAEIRETFKISKIGTIAGCMVTSGKIFRNNGIRLIRDGVVVYTGELSSLKRFKDDVKEVSKGYDCGMQIKNYNDIKEGDVVEGYQEVAVKKKMK from the coding sequence ATGGCTGAAGCAAAAACAATGCGATTAAACAAGGTACTACGTGAATTCAATATTTCGCTAGATCGTGCTGTGGAATTTTTAAATTCTCAAGGTCACGACATAGAAGCGCGTCCTACCACCAAGATCTCTGAAAATGTTTACCAGGTGCTTTTTGATGAATTTCAAACAGACAAAAGTAAAAAGGTAGCATCTAAGGAAGTTGGAGAGGAAAAACGCAAGGAGAAAGAAGAATTGCGTTTGGCCCGTGAGAAAGAGATTGAGGAAAAGAAAAAAGCTGATGTTAGACAACAGGAAGTTGTAAGTGCCAGGACAAAACTTGAAGGCCCTAAAAAGGTTGGTAAAATTGACCTTGATAAAAAGCCGGAAGATCAAACTCCTGAAGCTCCTAAAGAAACCCCTAAAGAAGTTGAGCAGCCCAAGGCTGAAGTAAAAGAGGCTGAAGCTCCAAAGGCCGAAGCTCCAAAACCAGAAACTCCGGCAGCGGAGAAACCGGAGGTTGAAAAAACTGAAGCTCCCGCTAAAACAGCAGAGACACCAAAAGAGGAAACTGTTAGTCCGGCTGCTAAGGAAGAAAGCAAGCCTGTTCCTTCTGAAACTACAGCTCCAACACCCGTTGAAGGTGGTGAAAATGAGCCTGTAGATTCTACCATTAAAACCCAGTATACCAAACTTAACGGGCCCAACTTTACAGGGGAGAAGATCGATCTTTCCCAGTTTAAGAAACCGGTTAAGAAAAAGGATGAAAAGAAACCTGTTGCCGGTAGTGCAGCAGATAAGGATAAGAATAAAAAACGCCGTAGAAGAATAAGCAAAGATGTGAAGGGAGCTCCCGGAACAACTGCACCTGCAACCGGCGGCGGATATAAAGGCAAGCCGGGTCCAGGCGGTAAAAAACCGGCCAGACCTGCTATTTCCAAGGAAGAGCCAAGCGAAGAAGAAGTACAAAAGCAAATTCGTGAGACCCTTGAAAAACTTCAGGGTAAAGGCGGAAAAGGAAAAGGAGCAAAATATAGAAGAGATAAGAGAGACCAGCACCGTCAAAGATCTGAAGATGACCTTGCACAGCAGGAGACAGACAGCAAGATTCTTAAAGTAACCGAATTTGTTACTGTAAGCGAGGTTGCTACGATGATGGATGTGCCGGTTACAAAAATTATTTCGGCTTGTATGTCGCTTGGTATGATGGTTACAATGAACCAGCGACTTGATGCAGAAACCCTTAGTATTGTTGCTAGTGAATTTGATTATGAAGTAGAATTTGTATCTGCAGATATTGAAGAAGTTTCTGAAATAGTAGAAGATAATCCTGAGGATCTTGTAGGTAGAGCTCCTATAGTTACCGTAATGGGTCACGTAGATCACGGGAAAACTTCCCTTTTGGATTATATAAGAAAAGAAAATGTTATCGCAGGTGAAAGCGGGGGTATTACCCAGCATATTGGTGCCTACGGGGTTGTTCTGGAAGGTGGTCAAAAGATCGCATTCCTGGATACACCGGGTCACGAAGCCTTTACCGCGATGCGGGCGAGGGGTGCACAGGTAACAGATATCGCAATTATTGTGATCGCTGCAGATGATGATGTGATGCCGCAAACAAAAGAAGCAATTTCCCACGCCCAGGCTGCAGGAGTTCCTATTGTGTTTGCTATAAACAAGGCAGACCTTCCAACGGCAAATCCTGAAAAGATCAAGGAAAAACTTGCGCAAATGAACCTTTTGGTTGAAGATTGGGGAGGTAAGATCCAATCCCAGGATATCTCGGCTAAAACAGGTTTAGGTGTAAAAGAATTGCTTGAAAAGGTATTGCTGGAAGCAGAGATACTGGAATTGAAAGCAAATCCTAATAAACCCGGAAAAGGAACAGTAGTGGAGGCTTTCCTTGATAAAGGAAGAGGCTATGTTTCCACAGTACTGGTGCAGGACGGGTCCCTTAGAATAGGAGATTACGTTCTTGCGGGCAGGCACAGTGGTAAAATTAAAGCAATGCAGGATGAACGTGGTAAGGATGTTCCGGTTGCGGGACCTGCTTCCCCGGTATCTATTCTTGGTCTTGATGGCGCGCCACAGGCGGGTGACAAGTTCAGGGTAATGCTGGATGAACGTGAGGCCAAAGATGTTGCTGCACGACGAACACAGTTACAAAGAGAACAATCTGTAAGAACACAGCGTCATATTACTCTTGATGAGATTGGTAGACGTATAGCCCTTGGAGATTTCAAGGAAATCAATATTATTTTGAAAGGGGATGTGGATGGATCTGTGGAAGCTCTTACAGACAGTTTCCAGAAACTTTCTACGGAAGAGATCCAGGTGAATATCATCCATAAAGGAGTGGGTCCAATTACCGAAAGTGATGTATTGCTGGCTTCAGCTTCAGATGCGGTAATAATTGGATTTAACGTAAGGCCTGCCGGAAATGCAAGACAACTTGCAGATAAGGAAGAAATAGACGTAAGACTGTATTCTATTATTTATGATGCCATAAATGATCTTAAGGATGCAATGGAAGGAATGTTATCTCCAATTATGAAAGAAGAGATCACAGGTACTGCCGAGATTAGGGAGACTTTCAAAATATCCAAGATTGGTACCATTGCAGGTTGTATGGTAACTTCTGGTAAGATATTTAGAAACAATGGTATTAGGTTGATACGTGACGGAGTTGTTGTTTACACAGGTGAGCTTTCCTCTCTTAAACGTTTCAAGGATGATGTTAAGGAAGTTTCCAAAGGTTACGACTGTGGTATGCAGATCAAAAATTACAACGATATTAAAGAAGGCGATGTAGTTGAAGGATACCAGGAAGTTGCGGTGAAAAAGAAAATGAAATAA
- the nusA gene encoding transcription termination factor NusA, whose translation MENIALIESFSEFKDDKLIDRVTLMAILEDVFRSALKKKYGEDDNFDIIVNPDKGDLEIWRNRVVVADGEVEDPNQEISLSEARKIEPDFEVGEDVSEEVKLIDLGRRSILALRQNLIAKIHEHDNTNIYKQFKDLEGEIYTAEVHHIRHRAIILLDDEGNEIILPKDRQIPSDFFRKGENVRGIIESVELKGSKPQIIMSRTAPVFLEKLFEQEIPEVFDGLITVKKVVRIPGEKAKVAVDSYDDRIDPVGACVGMKGSRIHSIVRELGNENIDVINYTSNDQLFITRALSPAKITSIKLDEENKRAEVMLRPEEVSKAIGRGGHNIRLAGQLTGYEIDVFRDGGEEDVELREFADEIEDWVIAEFAKIGLDTAKSILEQDVDDLVRRTDLEEETIREVIQVLRDEFEE comes from the coding sequence ATGGAAAATATCGCCTTAATTGAGTCTTTTTCAGAATTTAAAGACGATAAGTTAATAGATCGTGTAACCTTAATGGCGATCCTGGAGGATGTGTTCAGGAGTGCTTTGAAAAAGAAGTATGGAGAAGATGATAACTTCGATATTATTGTAAATCCCGATAAAGGGGATTTGGAAATTTGGAGAAACAGGGTTGTTGTGGCAGATGGGGAAGTGGAAGATCCAAATCAGGAAATATCGCTTTCTGAAGCCCGCAAGATCGAACCCGATTTTGAGGTTGGGGAAGATGTTTCAGAAGAAGTTAAGTTAATAGATCTTGGAAGACGTTCTATTTTGGCATTGCGCCAAAATCTTATAGCCAAGATCCACGAGCATGATAATACCAATATCTATAAGCAGTTCAAAGATCTTGAAGGAGAAATATATACTGCAGAAGTACACCATATTCGCCACCGGGCCATCATTTTACTTGATGATGAGGGCAACGAGATCATTTTACCAAAAGACAGGCAGATCCCTTCAGATTTTTTCAGAAAAGGAGAAAACGTAAGAGGTATAATTGAAAGCGTTGAGTTAAAAGGCAGCAAGCCGCAAATTATTATGTCGCGTACTGCTCCCGTTTTTCTTGAAAAATTATTTGAACAGGAGATCCCTGAGGTTTTTGATGGATTGATCACTGTTAAGAAGGTGGTAAGGATCCCGGGTGAAAAAGCAAAAGTTGCTGTAGATTCTTATGATGACAGGATAGATCCTGTAGGGGCCTGTGTGGGGATGAAAGGGTCAAGAATTCACAGTATTGTGAGAGAATTGGGCAATGAGAACATAGATGTTATTAATTACACCAGTAACGACCAATTATTTATTACCCGTGCATTAAGCCCGGCAAAGATCACTTCCATTAAACTGGATGAAGAAAATAAACGTGCTGAGGTGATGCTGAGACCTGAAGAGGTTTCCAAGGCAATTGGGCGTGGAGGCCACAATATAAGGCTTGCGGGCCAGCTTACCGGCTATGAAATAGACGTGTTTAGAGATGGTGGAGAAGAAGATGTTGAGCTTAGGGAATTTGCCGATGAGATCGAGGATTGGGTAATTGCCGAATTTGCCAAAATAGGTCTTGATACCGCCAAGAGTATTTTGGAACAGGATGTGGATGACCTTGTGCGTCGTACAGATCTTGAAGAAGAAACAATACGTGAAGTAATTCAGGTGTTGAGAGATGAATTTGAAGAATAA
- the rimP gene encoding ribosome assembly cofactor RimP — MLQERVKKLLEEAFEENNSLFLISLVIDDQNHILIVIDGDDGVSVNDCIAVSRKIENNLDREEEDFSLEVASAGVSEPLKFPRQFKKNIGRNLEVRANSNKFEGKLTAVNDEGIVLSWQAREPKPVGKGKITVDKEINIAFDEIEKAKVVITF; from the coding sequence ATGTTGCAGGAGCGAGTAAAAAAATTGCTGGAGGAGGCATTTGAAGAAAACAATTCCTTATTTTTAATTTCCCTGGTCATTGATGATCAAAATCATATTCTTATAGTGATAGATGGTGATGATGGGGTGTCGGTAAACGATTGTATAGCGGTAAGCCGTAAGATAGAAAACAATCTGGACCGGGAAGAAGAAGATTTCTCCCTGGAGGTTGCTTCCGCCGGGGTATCAGAGCCCCTAAAATTTCCCCGACAATTCAAGAAAAATATTGGTAGAAATCTTGAAGTCCGGGCAAATTCCAATAAATTTGAAGGAAAATTGACCGCGGTTAATGATGAGGGCATTGTGTTGTCCTGGCAGGCAAGGGAACCCAAGCCTGTGGGAAAGGGAAAGATAACTGTAGATAAAGAAATCAATATAGCTTTTGATGAGATTGAGAAGGCTAAAGTTGTGATAACATTTTAA
- a CDS encoding universal stress protein, with translation MKKILVPTDFSEHAVHALKVAAQLAKRYKGEIFLLHMLELPLQLVGSSGSPIGGTSQNLPEALYFMKLAKKRFTEIMREPFLDGIKVHETVEFHQAFEGIMEVSEKYQCDLIVMGSHGASGFKEMFIGSNTEKVVRNSNIPVLVIKNEHPHFNVNDFVFATDCDIENKHTLQQALKFANKIEAKMHLVYINTANNFRTSEEANKCLTDFIKGEEIRDYSFTVWNDVTVENGILNFAQHIGAGLIGISTHGRKGLAHFFNGSISEDLVNHAQRPVVTFKI, from the coding sequence ATGAAAAAAATACTGGTACCTACAGATTTTTCTGAACACGCAGTACACGCTTTAAAGGTTGCGGCTCAATTGGCTAAACGATATAAAGGGGAAATTTTTCTTCTCCACATGTTGGAACTGCCGCTTCAGCTTGTTGGTTCTTCCGGAAGCCCCATAGGCGGAACCAGCCAGAACCTTCCAGAGGCTTTGTACTTCATGAAACTTGCTAAAAAAAGATTTACAGAAATCATGCGCGAACCTTTCCTTGACGGGATTAAAGTTCATGAAACTGTAGAGTTTCACCAGGCTTTTGAGGGGATCATGGAGGTGAGCGAAAAATACCAATGTGATCTTATAGTGATGGGATCTCATGGAGCTTCCGGCTTTAAAGAAATGTTTATTGGATCTAATACCGAAAAGGTGGTGCGCAATTCTAATATCCCAGTTCTGGTAATTAAAAATGAACACCCCCATTTTAATGTGAATGATTTTGTTTTTGCTACAGATTGTGATATTGAAAATAAACACACCCTCCAACAGGCGCTGAAATTTGCGAATAAGATCGAAGCGAAAATGCATCTTGTTTATATTAATACGGCAAATAATTTTCGTACCAGTGAAGAGGCAAATAAATGTTTGACAGATTTTATAAAGGGCGAGGAAATAAGAGATTACAGCTTTACCGTTTGGAACGATGTAACTGTAGAGAACGGCATCCTTAATTTTGCACAGCACATTGGCGCAGGATTAATTGGAATTAGCACGCACGGCCGCAAGGGACTGGCACATTTTTTTAATGGTAGCATTAGCGAGGATCTTGTAAACCATGCACAACGGCCGGTAGTGACTTTTAAAATTTAG
- a CDS encoding AsmA family protein, whose protein sequence is MKKRKNLFILVAVLITVGIGAVYLLNKYIKDQIITGLEKEFPSSVLSYDDISVNVLGGNSSISNILMNNQGVKLSASRVNIRNFSYSSYLRSGDFEIGSLELIAPVIVINKSDTATVKKVAEGEEIERNLLLKKFRVIGGSLRVIENDSASNTLFVSIKNIELEKVLFGKKHKGALIPFEYDSYKAESDSLFYEINAWNSITVRNVELKEDLVLTEFRIIPKLSRAQFDLQIPYEKDWIALKVDQITFQDLGWSKNEDSLMIKSPQTYIENANLQIYRNKLVTDDTRIKPMYSQMLRELGVKLQLDSVTVKNSKIVYEEKVLESRPPAEISFQNVQAGIKDLVNFNPGNGQFPKTRIKAKAVFMGNSRLTLNWDFDVSNSMDEFHVWGSLAAIKAEAMNPFLKYAMNVETEGLIESLSYNFYGNRSQASGDMQMGYRDFKVNILKDGEEKRKSFLSRLANLIIKNDAINEDVKQESIETQRDKTKSFWNFLWLCIRDGALKTFF, encoded by the coding sequence TTGAAAAAAAGGAAAAATCTTTTTATCCTCGTGGCAGTGCTTATAACAGTCGGGATAGGTGCTGTTTACTTACTAAATAAATACATAAAAGATCAAATTATCACGGGTCTGGAAAAAGAATTTCCTTCCTCGGTACTTTCCTATGATGACATATCTGTAAATGTGCTGGGTGGCAACAGTTCCATCTCCAATATTTTGATGAATAATCAAGGGGTAAAGCTAAGTGCTTCCCGGGTCAACATCAGGAATTTTAGTTACAGCTCCTACTTACGGTCCGGAGATTTTGAAATTGGCTCCCTTGAATTAATAGCACCGGTTATTGTTATAAATAAAAGTGACACAGCCACGGTAAAAAAGGTAGCTGAGGGAGAGGAGATTGAAAGAAATTTACTTTTAAAGAAGTTCCGGGTAATAGGTGGTAGTTTACGGGTAATTGAGAATGATTCGGCGAGCAACACACTTTTTGTTTCAATTAAAAATATTGAACTGGAAAAGGTGCTGTTTGGCAAAAAACATAAAGGGGCGTTGATTCCGTTTGAATATGATTCATATAAAGCGGAAAGTGATTCTTTGTTCTATGAAATTAATGCGTGGAATTCAATTACGGTCCGGAATGTCGAGCTTAAAGAAGATCTTGTGCTTACTGAATTCAGAATAATTCCTAAATTATCCCGTGCACAATTTGACTTGCAGATTCCCTATGAAAAAGACTGGATCGCCCTGAAAGTAGATCAAATTACTTTTCAGGATCTGGGCTGGAGTAAAAATGAAGATAGTTTGATGATCAAAAGCCCTCAAACCTATATTGAAAATGCCAATTTACAGATCTACCGGAATAAATTGGTAACAGATGATACCCGTATAAAACCTATGTACAGCCAAATGCTCCGGGAGCTGGGCGTAAAGCTGCAGCTGGACTCTGTTACGGTAAAGAATTCAAAAATAGTTTATGAGGAAAAAGTGTTGGAATCACGCCCGCCGGCTGAAATAAGTTTTCAGAACGTACAGGCAGGGATTAAAGACCTTGTCAATTTTAACCCGGGCAACGGACAATTCCCAAAAACCCGTATTAAAGCAAAAGCAGTGTTTATGGGGAATTCCCGCCTCACCCTAAACTGGGATTTTGATGTGAGCAATTCTATGGATGAGTTTCATGTATGGGGGTCGCTGGCTGCCATTAAAGCAGAAGCTATGAATCCTTTCCTGAAATACGCGATGAATGTAGAAACAGAAGGGCTTATAGAATCCCTATCATATAACTTTTACGGCAACAGGAGCCAGGCCTCGGGTGACATGCAGATGGGATATCGCGATTTCAAAGTGAATATCCTTAAAGATGGGGAAGAGAAAAGAAAATCATTTCTTTCCAGGCTTGCAAATCTTATTATAAAAAATGATGCGATAAATGAGGATGTGAAACAGGAAAGTATTGAGACCCAAAGGGACAAAACAAAATCCTTTTGGAATTTTCTATGGCTTTGTATTAGGGACGGTGCCCTTAAAACCTTTTTCTAA
- a CDS encoding metallophosphoesterase family protein encodes MNFLNWFSGLPHTHKILVAGNHDFFLEKHSDRLEQIIPSNIHYLIDSGVTIQNVNFWGAPYTHGNGTWAFNIQSSNEILKHWNLIPSNTHYLITHTPPYRILDELDNKRHIGCEQLLQRVRFLKIPFHVFGHNHNDYGIERSQNTVFVNAASLDQRYRPINAPQIIHYKDS; translated from the coding sequence ATGAATTTTTTAAATTGGTTCTCCGGCCTGCCTCATACGCATAAAATACTTGTTGCCGGAAACCATGACTTTTTCCTGGAAAAACACAGCGATCGTCTGGAGCAGATTATCCCTTCCAATATTCATTATTTAATTGATAGTGGGGTAACTATTCAAAATGTAAATTTTTGGGGAGCGCCCTACACTCATGGAAATGGCACCTGGGCCTTCAATATCCAGAGTAGTAATGAAATTTTAAAACACTGGAACCTCATTCCTTCCAACACCCACTATCTCATAACCCATACTCCACCCTACAGGATATTGGATGAGCTGGATAACAAACGACACATTGGTTGCGAGCAACTCCTGCAGCGGGTAAGGTTTTTAAAAATACCTTTTCATGTTTTTGGCCATAACCATAATGATTATGGAATAGAGAGATCACAAAATACCGTGTTTGTAAATGCAGCATCCCTGGATCAAAGGTACCGCCCCATTAATGCCCCACAAATTATTCACTACAAGGATTCTTAA
- a CDS encoding PAS domain-containing sensor histidine kinase, with amino-acid sequence MFEKGENLFNVLFEAASEGIIVVDSHQNIVASNIAADQMFGYAKGELLNKPLNILIPTRYRDNHPKHFKGFLHHSEKRQMGHGRDLYGVKKNGDQFPVEAGLNPFEIEGETFVMSLIIDISIRKETQRQIKELNNELEGKIQVRTRELEESISKLQNLNLNLELEIKKRKEAENRIKAALQKEKELNELKTKFLSLVSHEFKTPLSGILTSVVLAGKYKLEDQQDKREKHFNTIKSKVHYLDNILNDFLSIERLESGKVNYKYTTFDLSKVINEVVYNANVTLKSGQEIEYPQNIDHIILRQDEKILELVLSNLLNNAIKYSPEDTLINFDIKLEKDKIIFIIKDEGIGIPEKDQKHIFERYFRAENALLNQGTGIGLNIAKVHLENLGGKIYFKSKDNEGTSFFVELPLIKD; translated from the coding sequence ATGTTTGAGAAAGGAGAAAATTTATTTAATGTGCTGTTTGAAGCGGCTTCAGAAGGAATTATAGTAGTTGACAGCCATCAAAACATTGTTGCAAGTAATATTGCTGCCGATCAAATGTTTGGGTATGCCAAAGGGGAATTACTCAATAAGCCCCTGAATATTTTGATCCCTACCCGCTATAGAGATAACCACCCCAAACATTTCAAGGGCTTTTTACATCATTCAGAAAAACGCCAGATGGGCCATGGGCGTGACCTCTACGGGGTAAAAAAGAATGGGGACCAATTCCCGGTAGAGGCGGGCTTAAATCCATTCGAGATAGAAGGCGAAACTTTTGTAATGTCTTTAATAATTGACATAAGCATTAGAAAAGAAACCCAACGCCAGATCAAGGAATTAAACAATGAGCTGGAAGGAAAGATCCAGGTGCGCACCAGGGAGCTGGAAGAAAGCATCTCCAAACTCCAAAACCTCAACCTCAACCTGGAGCTGGAAATTAAAAAAAGAAAAGAGGCTGAAAACCGCATCAAAGCTGCCCTTCAAAAGGAAAAAGAGCTTAATGAACTTAAAACCAAATTCCTTTCTCTGGTGTCCCATGAATTTAAAACGCCATTAAGCGGGATCCTTACATCTGTAGTACTTGCAGGTAAATACAAGCTGGAAGACCAGCAGGATAAAAGGGAAAAACACTTTAATACTATAAAGAGCAAGGTACATTACCTGGATAATATCCTGAACGATTTTCTTTCTATTGAAAGACTGGAATCTGGCAAGGTGAATTATAAATACACCACTTTTGATCTTAGTAAAGTGATTAATGAGGTAGTGTATAACGCCAATGTTACGCTAAAAAGCGGGCAGGAGATTGAATACCCCCAAAATATTGATCACATAATTTTGAGACAGGATGAAAAGATCCTGGAACTGGTGCTTTCCAATTTATTGAACAATGCAATTAAATATTCTCCTGAAGACACTCTTATTAACTTTGATATTAAACTTGAAAAAGACAAAATCATCTTTATTATAAAGGATGAAGGAATTGGAATTCCAGAAAAAGACCAAAAGCATATATTTGAACGTTATTTTAGAGCCGAAAATGCCCTGCTTAATCAGGGGACGGGTATTGGGCTCAATATCGCCAAAGTCCACCTTGAAAATTTAGGCGGAAAAATTTATTTTAAAAGCAAGGATAATGAAGGTACCAGCTTTTTTGTTGAGTTGCCTCTTATAAAAGATTAA